The following coding sequences lie in one Arabidopsis thaliana chromosome 3, partial sequence genomic window:
- the PTF1 gene encoding plastid transcription factor 1 (plastid transcription factor 1 (PTF1); FUNCTIONS IN: sequence-specific DNA binding transcription factor activity; INVOLVED IN: cell differentiation, positive regulation of development, heterochronic, regulation of transcription, leaf morphogenesis; LOCATED IN: chloroplast; EXPRESSED IN: 21 plant structures; EXPRESSED DURING: 13 growth stages; CONTAINS InterPro DOMAIN/s: Transcription factor, TCP (InterPro:IPR005333), Transcription factor TCP subgroup (InterPro:IPR017887); BEST Arabidopsis thaliana protein match is: TEOSINTE BRANCHED 1, cycloidea and PCF transcription factor 5 (TAIR:AT5G60970.1); Has 1398 Blast hits to 1398 proteins in 300 species: Archae - 0; Bacteria - 0; Metazoa - 18; Fungi - 2; Plants - 1368; Viruses - 0; Other Eukaryotes - 10 (source: NCBI BLink).), giving the protein MNIVSWKDANDEVAGGATTRREREVKEDQEETEVRATSGKTVIKKQPTSISSSSSSWMKSKDPRIVRVSRAFGGKDRHSKVCTLRGLRDRRVRLSVPTAIQLYDLQERLGVDQPSKAVDWLLDAAKEEIDELPPLPISPENFSIFNHHQSFLNLGQRPGQDPTQLGFKINGCVQKSTTTSREENDREKGENDVVYTNNHHVGSYGTYHNLEHHHHHHQHLSLQADYHSHQLHSLVPFPSQILVCPMTTSPTTTTIQSLFPSSSSAGSGTMETLDPRQM; this is encoded by the exons ATGAATATCGTCTCTTGGAAAGATGCAAACGACGAAGTTGCAGGCGGCGCTACGACAAGACGTGAAAGAGAAGTAAAAGAGGATCAAGAAGAAACCGAAGTCAGAGCCACCAGTGGCAAAACCGTAATTAAAAAGCAGCCTACatcgatctcttcttcttcttcttcgtggATGAAATCCAAGGATCCGAGGATTGTTAGGGTTTCACGCGCCTTTGGAGGCAAAGACCGTCACAGCAAAGTGTGTACGTTACGTGGACTACGTGACAGACGCGTGAGATTATCAGTCCCAACGGCTATTCAGCTCTACGATCTTCAAGAACGGCTCGGTGTTGACCAGCCTAGCAAAGCCGTTGACTGGTTGCTTGATGCAGCTAAAGAGGAGATCGACGAGCTACCTCCGTTACCTATCTCGCCGGAAAATTTCAGCATCTTCAACCATCATCAGTCCTTCTTGAATCTTGGTCAACGGCCCGGTCAAGATCCGACCCAACTCGGGTTTAAAATCAATGGATGTGTACAAAAGTCTACTACTACTAGCCGCGAAGAAAACgatagagagaaaggagaaaacgatgtcgtttacACAAACAATCATCATGTTGGGTCTTATGGAACTTATCACAACCtggaacatcatcatcatcatcaccaacatTTGAGTTTACAGGCAGATTATCATAGTCATCAACTACATAGTCTTGTCCCATTTCCATCACAAATTTTGGTATGTCCAATGACGACATCACCAACAACTACAACTATACAATCTTTGTttccatcatcatcgtcaGCTGGTTCAGGGACTATGGAGACATTAGATCCGAGGCAAATG TAG
- the PTF1 gene encoding plastid transcription factor 1 (plastid transcription factor 1 (PTF1); FUNCTIONS IN: sequence-specific DNA binding transcription factor activity; INVOLVED IN: cell differentiation, positive regulation of development, heterochronic, regulation of transcription, leaf morphogenesis; LOCATED IN: chloroplast; EXPRESSED IN: 21 plant structures; EXPRESSED DURING: 13 growth stages; CONTAINS InterPro DOMAIN/s: Transcription factor, TCP (InterPro:IPR005333), Transcription factor TCP subgroup (InterPro:IPR017887); BEST Arabidopsis thaliana protein match is: TEOSINTE BRANCHED 1, cycloidea and PCF transcription factor 5 (TAIR:AT5G60970.1); Has 1452 Blast hits to 1452 proteins in 313 species: Archae - 0; Bacteria - 0; Metazoa - 41; Fungi - 8; Plants - 1374; Viruses - 0; Other Eukaryotes - 29 (source: NCBI BLink).), whose protein sequence is MNIVSWKDANDEVAGGATTRREREVKEDQEETEVRATSGKTVIKKQPTSISSSSSSWMKSKDPRIVRVSRAFGGKDRHSKVCTLRGLRDRRVRLSVPTAIQLYDLQERLGVDQPSKAVDWLLDAAKEEIDELPPLPISPENFSIFNHHQSFLNLGQRPGQDPTQLGFKINGCVQKSTTTSREENDREKGENDVVYTNNHHVGSYGTYHNLEHHHHHHQHLSLQADYHSHQLHSLVPFPSQILVCPMTTSPTTTTIQSLFPSSSSAGSGTMETLDPRQMVSHFQMPLMGNSSSSSSQNISTLYSLLHGSSSNNGGRDIDNRMSSVQFNRTNSTTTANMSRHLGSERCTSRGSDHHM, encoded by the coding sequence ATGAATATCGTCTCTTGGAAAGATGCAAACGACGAAGTTGCAGGCGGCGCTACGACAAGACGTGAAAGAGAAGTAAAAGAGGATCAAGAAGAAACCGAAGTCAGAGCCACCAGTGGCAAAACCGTAATTAAAAAGCAGCCTACatcgatctcttcttcttcttcttcgtggATGAAATCCAAGGATCCGAGGATTGTTAGGGTTTCACGCGCCTTTGGAGGCAAAGACCGTCACAGCAAAGTGTGTACGTTACGTGGACTACGTGACAGACGCGTGAGATTATCAGTCCCAACGGCTATTCAGCTCTACGATCTTCAAGAACGGCTCGGTGTTGACCAGCCTAGCAAAGCCGTTGACTGGTTGCTTGATGCAGCTAAAGAGGAGATCGACGAGCTACCTCCGTTACCTATCTCGCCGGAAAATTTCAGCATCTTCAACCATCATCAGTCCTTCTTGAATCTTGGTCAACGGCCCGGTCAAGATCCGACCCAACTCGGGTTTAAAATCAATGGATGTGTACAAAAGTCTACTACTACTAGCCGCGAAGAAAACgatagagagaaaggagaaaacgatgtcgtttacACAAACAATCATCATGTTGGGTCTTATGGAACTTATCACAACCtggaacatcatcatcatcatcaccaacatTTGAGTTTACAGGCAGATTATCATAGTCATCAACTACATAGTCTTGTCCCATTTCCATCACAAATTTTGGTATGTCCAATGACGACATCACCAACAACTACAACTATACAATCTTTGTttccatcatcatcgtcaGCTGGTTCAGGGACTATGGAGACATTAGATCCGAGGCAAATGGTAAGCCATTTTCAAATGCCATTAATGGGtaattcttcatcttcgtcttcccAAAACATTTCGACATTATATTCGTTGTTACATGGTAGTAGTAGCAACAATGGTGGTAGAGACATTGATAATCGGATGTCGTCGGTCCAATTCAACCGAACTAATAGCACTACAACGGCTAACATGTCGAGGCATCTAGGCTCGGAGCGTTGTACAAGTAGAGGAAGTGATCACCATATGTGA
- a CDS encoding Bromodomain transcription factor: MVLHVMLGEVVTKFLNMNNGVGEGGSQQRELHGKRKLFRGNDFAFSIARMAVAQICESVEVNPYQESQTREGVRFSSFQESALDTLTDVAVQYIQSIGKTAHLYANLAGRVDGNSLDILQALEDLGSGLGFAGVSDTDHCLADSGVVKDIIRYTGEAEEIPFVYSLPRFPFSKEKKPAPSFSEVGAEPPDEHIPVWLPAFPETELCDRSEETNAATIEGEIPSKENGSSLPSMQLSFDGGGRLEIHKSSKDVGESTEAVVEGNLFLTAPLRFVEKNVSPVVRPLELSNEVVRTNHVPDKHVRNNHHIPILEASAPSDKINNKNWLAISKDVEKVDVARKELTLVRFKIGTTKRSMCLAKNRSFQEEGWFQEGEDKREKTSEIKEKRERIDSQLSTQM, from the coding sequence ATGGTTCTACATGTTATGTTGGGTGAAGTTGTAACAAAGTTTTTGAATATGAACAATGGAGTTGGGGAAGGTGGAAGTCAGCAAAGAGAATTACATGGTAAGAGAAAGCTTTTCCGAGGCAATGATTTCGCTTTTTCCATAGCGAGAATGGCAGTGGCTCAGATATGCGAGAGTGTTGAGGTTAACCCGTATCAGGAATCACAGACACGTGAGGGTGTGAGGTTTAGTTCTTTTCAAGAATCTGCTCTTGATACACTAACTGATGTTGCGGTTCAGTATATTCAGAGCATTGGGAAGACTGCTCATTTGTATGCTAACTTAGCCGGTAGAGTAGATGGTAATTCTCTGGACATTCTTCAAGCATTAGAGGATTTGGGATCTGGTTTGGGTTTTGCTGGTGTTTCTGATACTGACCATTGTCTTGCTGATTCCGGTGTAGTCAAGGATATCATTCGTTATACTggagaagcagaggagataccgtttgtttactctcttcCTCGTTTCCCATTtagtaaagagaaaaaaccTGCTCCTAGTTTCTCTGAGGTTGGAGCAGAACCTCCAGATGAACACATTCCTGTTTGGCTTCCTGCATTTCCCGAAACCGAATTGTGTGATCGATCAGAGGAAACTAATGCAGCCACAATCGAAGGAGAAATTCCTAGTAAAGAAAATGGTTCATCTTTACCGAGTATGCAACTTTCTTTCGATGGTGGTGGTAGGTTAGAAATACATAAATCTTCAAAGGATGTTGGAGAATCAACAGAAGCAGTAGTCGAAGGTAACCTGTTTCTAACTGCGCCTCTTCGATTTGTGGAGAAAAATGTGTCACCTGTGGTCCGCCCTTTGGAGCTTTCAAATGAAGTTGTTAGGACCAACCACGTTCCTGATAAGCATGTGAGGAACAACCATCACATCCCAATTCTTGAGGCATCTGCTCCATCGgataaaatcaacaacaagaacTGGTTAGCTATATCAAAGGATGTAGAGAAGGTAGATGTTGCAAGAAAAGAACTAACTTTGGTACGTTTCAAGATAGGGACTACAAAAAGATCTATGTGTTTGGCAAAAAATCGGAGCTTCCAGGAAGAGGGTTGGTTTCAAGAAGGTGAAGACAAGAGGGAGAAGACGtcagaaatcaaagaaaagcGTGAAAGAATTGACTCGCAATTGTCAACTCAGATGTAA